In the genome of Arachis hypogaea cultivar Tifrunner chromosome 9, arahy.Tifrunner.gnm2.J5K5, whole genome shotgun sequence, the window AAAGCATATTGGTATAAGGGGGCACCGCTCTGGAGGGCAATGAACATGCGACACGTGGCTGAGACCGCAGAAATCGGACCATTCGAATTCTTACCACCAAATTCCTCTGTCCGATTTTAGTACCCCTAACACTACATGCAGGTAAAGCTTCCATGTTTTCCATAATGTGGTATCACACCAAACTCCTCtccatataaaataaaaaaaaaagtaaaaaaagagaTCCAATCCTAAGTACCCTAATGGATTAGACAACTCCCAATTTTAGGTACACAACATATCCACAcacttttcacatttttttttttacaaatgcaCTCTCTAGAGTTTGAACTCTAGACTTTAGTGATGAGGAGGGGGTGTTGGTcggtggattggacaacccccaatcctagATACCCTAATGGATTGGACAACCCTCAATCCTAGGTACACAACACACCCACACACTCCTCAcatatttatcacattttttcCTCAATTGCATCCTCTAGGATTTAAACCCTAGACCTTGAGGTGGGGAGAGGGGAGAAATGCCACTAGAGCCAAGGCTCATTGGCGGCAAGAAGTGATCTTTAATCGTCATGGATTAAGCTTTCTTTTTTTACTTATGGTAATATAGCTCATGGGCCATGGGAGAGGCCATGCGTTTTTAAAGGGGGctactcttttattatttttttataaagaattttttttgagAGGCCACTGCCTCCTCTCCATAATATGAAGTTTCGtcccttgaccaaaaaaaaaaaaagtttcgtCCCTGTTTGTACCATATAATTTgccaataataaaataattactttatcTTTTAAGAAAAAGTTAAAGAGATTTTAGTTaataaatgtaaattaaattcatttaacaatctatttatctaaaaaataagaaaataatttaattataaaataattaaataatattattaaattaaaaaactgACAAAAGCTGAATTTTAAACTATAGGTAGCATTTtttaacataatatttgtcaaagATAAATTTGCTGGTATTTGACATAAACACGCAtactttaatttcttaattatatAGTAACAATTAACTAGGAAAAAGCATTAATTAAAGCAAGCTTGGAAAAGCAAATTGAAATTCAGTAACCGCAGTAGTTGGGATCATCATCTCGGTGGCAGCACTTGTAATTAACGGAAGTAACCTCCATGACACGGCCGCAAGTAGGATTTGGGCAGGTAATTGTTGCAATGACACTTGAGCTATTGATCACGGAGCAAGGTTGTTGACGTTCAGATATCTCGTTTTCCTTATTATGATAGTATTCCGTCAATGGAATGTCAAACCCCTCTTTTATGGGAACTTTATCCTTCCAATTCTGGAATTGAGAAAGGGTTTGATACATGGGGTCGCCATGAGCAAAGAGCTTGATGTTTCTGCCTTTGGTGAGAATGACCCATCCCTGTGGATCTCTCTTGAGGCACAGCAAGTTTCTTGCAATCTCTTGGATTTCGCAGTTGAGGGGATCCTTGTGCTGCTTGTTTTTCTGGCTCTTCCTTTCTACGCTCACCCAGAAGCTGTAAACATCGTTGCTGCTACTTCTTTTTCCTAGATTATGGTAATCTATTTCCACATCTGCTGCTTCTATGTCCTTATTCTTCTTCAGTTTATTCACTCCACTTGTGAATTTTTGGACCCAGTTGTCGCTGCCTCCATATATGAACATGTATTTTTCCCGTTTCGGCTGAATCACacgataaaattaaatatattatatatgcatTTTGAGAAACAACCAAAATAAGCAATTAATCAACCGACAAAAATTTGCACCTTCAAAATATGAAGATTGGGGAGTTAACATTCTTagtgaaaggaaaataaaaaagtgaCATACATGTGTTTCTCTAAAAGATTATACTTctaaaatttgatataattttgtatttaacatgttaatattaaaaaaaaaaacaaagaaaccaACTAATAGGTTATATTCTCATTTTTTATACAAAGGATGAAgaggaaaataaaattatttattaaaaaattattagaataatattagttacttaattttcttaaattaaaaataaatttttattattgtttggtATATTTATCCTATGCCTTAATTAATAAGTGTGAATGGAGTGAATatcagaaaaataaaagtttaattttaatgtactatataaaataatttatataattaataaattattctgaCTTTTTAAGggattttttttacaaataatataaaaaataattattattactagTATGACATTACATGATGAAGGTAAAATAATTGTAAACGCAAAATTAGTACCAAAAtgaacttttataattaattacctctATTGTAGGATTGACTTTCTTAATGGCATCCCAAAGCCAAGTCCATTTTTTATCAAGAGCAGTTCCATCTTCTTTCCTGAAAGGAAAAGCATCGATCCCCCATTGAAAGATCAAGTCCAATGCGTTTTCATTTATCCTCCTCCCATGAGGACCCAAAACTGGAATAATAGGTCTGTCATGGATATCAAATCCGCAAGGACGAACAAAATCATCTTCTATTATCCTTCTGCCTGGCAACTCACCCAAGTACTCCACTGAATACCATTTGATGTTATAATTCCTCTTCAGATTCTTGAACCGTTCCTTACTCCCTTCTTCCCACTTATGCACTATTGGGATCCACACAATCTTAAACTCATCTCTATGGTAACCCCCCTTCTCTTTCTTGTCGTTGTTTGCCAGCAACCCATCGTAGATAGAATTTACGAGCCGAATCTCATCCTCAATTCTGTCCAAGGTCGAAATGAAGAGTAACACGTATTTCCCCTTGAAGATCTCCACACCCTGTTATGATATTTGATGGATTTTCAATAAGAGAAAGTTAAGAGCTAGCagatatttagtttttaaaacgTGTTATATTTAGATTTTGTTTGAACTTATGTACAAAACAATTAGTGCTGACTAATTAACAGCCTAAACTGATAAAATATGCTAGTTATATGTAGTACTATTGTTTCAATAATTAATATCATTCGATTAACTCTCCAATAAGAATGCAAATCAAAGAGAGAAAGTTAAAGTAAAGTGACCTTTTTAACTTGATCGAGGCCTTCATGAATTTGGGGTTGCGGACCAGTCTTAGGGTCCATGATCAAAGCCCTCAAAACTTCTACAATATCTTTAGGATTTTCAATTACTTTTCTTCTACGAACCTGGGAATCACCTAGGTGCTCTATAACAAATCAAAGAAACGCATTTCTATTAGTTGAAGGAAGGAGCTACCTAGAGTAGGAAAAATTAATTAACCAATTCAattgtattatataaaaaattcttagttgttttcctaataaacaaaataatttactCTCTCCAATAAATTTATGAAAAGACTTTATAAAAATATCTGACAGTGActtgttatttaattaataaattagcaaaagaattatactttgacaaaaaaaaatatataaaaattgttaCTGTTAGTAATTATATATCGGTAGATTCTAGTatggttaaattattttaattactataACTATACaagtattgttaaaattaaagtaatattttttattattaaataatatttattttttaaaatatcatggCTCTCATACGCTACCTACCGAAACATACATTTCCATACTAAACTGACGCATATATATTTACCTTTCTGCTTCATGCATGTTTCCAGATACCCTGCCAAACTGTCATCAGCCATAGTAAGCTTCTCCTTAAACTCTGACAAAGAATAGctcctaaaaaatagaaaaaagaatacTTTAAAAGTATTACACCATAGAATAATTCCAATGAAAGTATATTCAATCTATATGGATGCAGATGAACGTGTTAACTTACGGTGATGATGAGAGGAGGTTTGCTGTGGAAGCAACAATGGAAGCAATGGTCCAATAGACAAGGAGAGGGATGGATTTGAAGGCGTCATTGAGGGCAggaacatcttcttcttcaaagtCTTGGGCGGACAAGTCAGCCCACTGGTTGATGTGAAAGAGCACTGCTTGGCCTATGTGTCTCACCAACTCCGTCACCTGCTTCGCAGACTCCTTCCGAATTTGGATTTGGTTCAGCTGTCTCAGTGAGGTTCCCGCAACGTCCGATGCTGCCCTGTCCAGGTACACAAAGTTGCCGTATTCCAAACAGAATGCCGCTAGGGTTATCATCACCTTTGCGTCCCAGGAATAGCGCCTCAACTGCTGCAGAATCCACATTGTTGTTTGGTGCGCGCATCGCTTTGAACTCCGTGTCGCTATCATCTATATTCATGGATCATGAAAACAATAATAACTATCACAAAAACTTATTTCAAAAggaaattttgtggtttatagtcATCAATTAGTCACTATTAATGTTTTTAATGGTATAAGATTAATTGCATCTAATAACATAGGATTACTCATTTTGTTTTATCCGCTAAATGATagccaaattttaataacaatgttaacctcaaaattttcttttttaaaaatttcaaaaatttaaataggtaaaaaaactatataaataattatatttttaatatattttttataatttttttatttttaattcttgtaaAATTTGCATAAGCCTTTTTTGTTATTCATTATGTGCTGAATTTTGTCAACAATGAGTCAATAATTGaacatagattttttttattataaaaatcttgatattatattataaaaatatttattttaaaaatttaaattgataaaaaaacatctaaatagttatatctctaatcaaataataattatcCACACAATAAAGACGTTAGATTGAGAGCAACTATATATAATACCTGGCAAGAAACCAGCTTCAGTGTGAGGAATTCAGGCTTTGAAAGAGGTGGCGGTAGTGGATGACTCTGTAGGGCAAGTAATTAAAAGAACAAGTATTAATTTTTGGCATGGCATATTTAGAAAAGGTAGTATAGGTAAATTATTGTATTAATTTTTGGCATGGCATATTTAGAATTAAATTATTCTTAACTAGTTAATGTTAAATaactataattaatattattaattttatattttttaaaaataaaatttaaataattattaattaataacaattaattaatataaagatTATGTTAGGTAACCAATTTAAAAATACTTGTTAGCTTGTTGTTGATTAGGCTCTTGTTATTTCTAATGCCGTCATTTGCGCACTGCAGCCTATGTAACATTAGTTAGCTAGAACGAATAGTGTAAATTATTTAATTACCTGATTACTATTAGGTAGAAGTATGTTGGAGACAAGTTCATAGAGGATTTTGGTATCGCATTCCACATCACTGATGACATGTGTGAGGTAAACTTGGTCAAGGATGTTATCATCATTGAATTCAAAACCGTCGTCCGTTTTCTTCGTGGTAGCAATAGTGCTTGCCATTGTCACGATTGATATTtactctcctttcttttctttgtatgtGTGAAGTTAATTAGGAAATGATTATTATATTGTGCCTTATTGCTATTCAAGCTATTTATAGGCTTTCACTCCCTCAGAAATCAGACTATAAAACTTGCATATAGAAGTAATctgtagaaataaaaaataaagaggaaaagaagagactAACACACATCATTATTATTTAGAAGAGAATAATACATAAAGTTAACTAGCTACGGCATAGCTAGCTGGTGGTCCATTTCATGGTGTGGTGTGAAACACATGCTGCCCAGCATATACCCTTATTATGAGTTCCTAACTGATCAGTGTACAAGACTAAAGATATAATTGGTATTTATTTTAACTACTTCCATTGATCCCATTCCTTTTTTCTTTCCCATGCCACGGGACCGGAATGTCGCCAAACTTTTGCTTTTCAGAAAGGAAGTAAATAAGATATGTCtgatcttttccttctttttgtttgcgTATACTTATATATGTAATGTACCTTTTTAACTACTATGGAACGTTGCGCAATGCAAGACATATATCTTATATTTTGTTGGATCTATACCAAGAGTTAGAATACTAAATAGAACATAATTATATACATATTGTTTCTAGAGTTCATTATTACTGCATGAGTAAAGTAATTGGGAGAATAATGTTTAAGTGAGAATTTAGTACTCAATAATAAACATTTTGTCTAATTTCctcaaaattagagagagaaaatgtaATGAATCTGTTAATTgtcaaaaaaattagataaaagaatagatttttctcttttatatatattcatCAAGTTTTaactctaaaaaatttaaattataaaagtcttatattattatcttatcttataataTACACTAATCATTAGGTCTAAACtttaataatacataataataatatttaaaatctaAAGTAAATCATTgaaatatcttatattttttactttaaatatttaGTTAAAAGATGAAATTTAATATATGCCAATTATTATTTAAACATGatttatatattgaataattCATGAAATTATGCTTCAGTTTTGATTCGGatacatttttgaaaaatattattaattattttaataactaggAGCTATGACatgtatatatatgcatattATAGCTAGTATAAGCGTTTTATAATGTTAAAATATTAGCGGTATAAGTATTCTAGGATATAGAATACCTTTCTGAATGTAATATAATTTAAGTTTgtaacaaaaatattatcaatacttctatatatataattaagtacAAAGGTGTTTCTAAGTTTGAGTTATGTTTTTACGACCATGTAAAATTCTTCTTATTGGTTATTATAGATATCTTTTAATTTATCGAATAACTAGAGTCTATAAAAATTAgagaattagtaaaatttatttttttttgtgaattgttaGTTACTAATATCTATCTtgaattattagattaaaaaaattaggttaataattaaaagtaatagtaaaaaataataaatttagataacttttaaatatttttcataatttattttagatatttaaaaataCGTATAGTAGAATCAACCGACCACTTAAATAAAACGAAACaaataaaagtcgtcgtaatagaTAAAATGTAAGAGATCAGATACAGTTGTTTCACAGACAGATAAAGACATGCCCGTTAAAAATTTGGAAGTATATGTTCGAAGCTTCTATCTACTGTTTTCATCTTTTATCAAAGTACATTTTATCTGCGAATATAATCATGCTTGGAAACGTCAAGAACAagctattattttctttttctttatcaaattCAGTGTTCTTCAAGTGTTTTACCCAAAAAAGAAAgttatcttcaattttatttgtttatttatttatgtttatgatCTCAAAAGTGATCCACAAGAGTTACATTACAATTCTTCACAAAAGTTTTGCTGGAAACCCTTTTGTCATGAAAAAGAACAGTTTCTATATGGTGGTTGTACTCAGCGTCGCTTGCTAATGTGTACGTAACCGTTACTCTTTGTTGGTGATGAGAACCAAAAGTCAAGACGCCGATGAGTCTTACCTACTAAAATTATTGCCAAAAAAGAGCTAGAGCAAGATTACGGTTACTATCAACTTTGTTAGGTAACAAGGAtccacaatatttttttttttgaaaaaacataactttaaattattataaaaacatttaaaattattataaaaaaatatctaaaacttaataaaaaaacatttgaaat includes:
- the LOC112711265 gene encoding protein SIEVE ELEMENT OCCLUSION B, whose amino-acid sequence is MASTIATTKKTDDGFEFNDDNILDQVYLTHVISDVECDTKILYELVSNILLPNSNQSHPLPPPLSKPEFLTLKLVSCQMIATRSSKRCAHQTTMWILQQLRRYSWDAKVMITLAAFCLEYGNFVYLDRAASDVAGTSLRQLNQIQIRKESAKQVTELVRHIGQAVLFHINQWADLSAQDFEEEDVPALNDAFKSIPLLVYWTIASIVASTANLLSSSPSYSLSEFKEKLTMADDSLAGYLETCMKQKEHLGDSQVRRRKVIENPKDIVEVLRALIMDPKTGPQPQIHEGLDQVKKGVEIFKGKYVLLFISTLDRIEDEIRLVNSIYDGLLANNDKKEKGGYHRDEFKIVWIPIVHKWEEGSKERFKNLKRNYNIKWYSVEYLGELPGRRIIEDDFVRPCGFDIHDRPIIPVLGPHGRRINENALDLIFQWGIDAFPFRKEDGTALDKKWTWLWDAIKKVNPTIEPKREKYMFIYGGSDNWVQKFTSGVNKLKKNKDIEAADVEIDYHNLGKRSSSNDVYSFWVSVERKSQKNKQHKDPLNCEIQEIARNLLCLKRDPQGWVILTKGRNIKLFAHGDPMYQTLSQFQNWKDKVPIKEGFDIPLTEYYHNKENEISERQQPCSVINSSSVIATITCPNPTCGRVMEVTSVNYKCCHRDDDPNYCGY